A portion of the Achromobacter sp. MFA1 R4 genome contains these proteins:
- a CDS encoding T6SS effector BTH_I2691 family protein has protein sequence MKPMSLDQLLSQALDIARSTRRDEPASPCVDCKSEVALLPLRYAVVTSDDPQALAALTPDLAANLGRGLPPLEAAGVRYAVRAMRQGYLYAFIKRFGKWTCESAWRATGTGVFSPIWPYAPTLPYAPDQSRLLGLGAWTLLFKAPEAIEEARLLFTPDPLTARMLDKLRDTDALRNKLQTFDIREIAKSCSFAADVLDTATPASSVAEDIAAANKHLAPVLANQLYADPDYHHAPQLIASDLKETTTRARGAAIVLHDPIGITQQLNAWRNEAVEKLRDHLNKGAANKGISNERKILVAQAFEDVRRQFEEKSAALEAQHYIEIERDKVFNPEMAQARNWILNDDEQRRWDEAAAQHVRAYEATIRARVQAKLDSGEYRNRFESKYVTPPDPQAALQVGAMKAALADFEARCQAAQTEAERRARPYEAWLQSTQLLDGLEVYDDADLANGWQFAGQTGLCVFGAEGCESSADLIQQWWQGRPQDRNNLALRSFGLNQKTILAEMQRTLEAARSQPLPVDAEAIYQYTKTGLEKAKTLAELFDKANGVFEELERAGRAGLSGGILAWYSSLGRQTLRHAAKGKEWFVHGATRAWLAASIGKGAVNLRLEELQAVGRSADRATMRGQINRNVQLAFATELVDARSSEFYKVRATGWLLLLEAGLLSLRMRSLPRDDRGLAELTAAFLAVGAAGIEMLACGTELVLRHFNASSTTGVGATVFLGRLRLWGGALSTIGGTVIAFYDWSDGDKAETQGQYVLSRAYRLRAMVAMTMAVSQLSLAIAAASPMLKILAERAPNTKFSLLYGIFARMSALLARQAVVLFLRRVLLRGTLVTLAVSVAIAIFDDDALEKWCKRTLYRGSKFKDEKAFEDVANELAALYGALSEIV, from the coding sequence ATGAAGCCGATGTCCCTCGACCAACTGCTATCACAGGCGCTCGATATCGCGCGCAGCACCCGCCGGGACGAACCCGCGAGCCCCTGCGTCGATTGCAAATCCGAAGTCGCCCTCCTGCCGCTGCGCTATGCCGTGGTGACCAGCGATGACCCGCAAGCCCTTGCCGCCCTGACGCCGGATCTTGCCGCCAACCTTGGCCGGGGACTGCCCCCGCTGGAAGCGGCGGGTGTGCGATACGCGGTGCGCGCCATGCGTCAGGGCTATCTGTACGCGTTCATCAAGCGCTTTGGAAAGTGGACGTGCGAGAGCGCATGGCGCGCCACGGGGACGGGGGTGTTCTCGCCGATCTGGCCCTACGCGCCGACTCTGCCCTATGCGCCGGACCAGAGCCGTCTGCTCGGGCTTGGCGCCTGGACCCTCCTGTTCAAGGCGCCCGAAGCCATCGAAGAGGCGCGTCTGCTGTTCACGCCTGATCCCTTGACCGCACGCATGCTGGACAAGCTGCGCGACACCGACGCGCTGCGCAACAAGCTCCAGACCTTCGACATCCGCGAGATCGCCAAGAGCTGTTCGTTCGCCGCGGATGTGCTGGATACCGCAACGCCCGCCAGCAGCGTCGCCGAGGACATCGCCGCAGCCAACAAGCACCTGGCGCCGGTGCTTGCCAACCAGCTTTACGCCGATCCGGATTACCACCACGCGCCGCAACTGATCGCGTCGGACCTGAAGGAAACGACGACGCGCGCCCGCGGCGCCGCGATCGTATTGCACGATCCCATCGGCATTACCCAGCAGCTCAATGCCTGGCGCAACGAGGCCGTGGAGAAGTTGCGGGACCACCTGAACAAAGGGGCGGCGAACAAGGGCATCAGCAACGAGCGCAAGATCCTGGTGGCGCAGGCGTTCGAGGACGTCAGGCGCCAGTTCGAAGAAAAGTCTGCTGCCCTGGAGGCGCAGCACTACATCGAGATCGAGCGCGACAAGGTGTTCAATCCCGAGATGGCCCAGGCGCGCAACTGGATTCTCAATGATGACGAGCAAAGGCGCTGGGACGAGGCGGCCGCGCAGCACGTGCGCGCCTATGAAGCGACGATACGGGCGCGCGTCCAGGCCAAGCTCGACAGCGGCGAATACCGCAATCGTTTCGAAAGCAAATACGTCACGCCACCGGATCCGCAAGCCGCCCTGCAGGTGGGCGCCATGAAGGCGGCGCTGGCGGATTTTGAAGCGCGGTGCCAGGCCGCCCAGACGGAAGCCGAACGGCGTGCGCGGCCCTATGAGGCATGGCTGCAAAGCACGCAATTGCTGGACGGGTTGGAGGTCTATGACGATGCAGACCTGGCAAACGGCTGGCAGTTTGCGGGCCAGACCGGGCTGTGCGTGTTTGGCGCGGAAGGGTGCGAGAGCAGCGCCGACCTCATCCAGCAGTGGTGGCAGGGCCGCCCGCAAGACCGCAATAACCTGGCCCTGCGCAGTTTCGGGTTGAACCAGAAGACCATCCTGGCCGAGATGCAGCGCACGCTGGAAGCGGCCCGGTCGCAACCGCTTCCCGTCGATGCCGAAGCCATCTACCAGTACACGAAGACGGGCCTGGAAAAGGCAAAGACGCTGGCGGAGCTTTTTGACAAGGCCAACGGCGTATTTGAAGAGCTGGAGAGAGCCGGCCGAGCGGGATTGTCCGGCGGCATCCTGGCCTGGTACAGCAGCCTGGGCCGCCAGACGCTGCGCCACGCGGCGAAAGGCAAGGAGTGGTTCGTCCACGGCGCCACCCGCGCCTGGCTTGCCGCCAGCATCGGCAAGGGCGCGGTCAACCTTCGCCTTGAGGAATTGCAGGCCGTCGGCCGCAGCGCCGATCGGGCGACCATGCGTGGCCAGATCAATAGGAACGTCCAACTCGCCTTTGCGACAGAACTGGTGGACGCGCGTTCGAGCGAGTTCTACAAGGTGCGCGCCACCGGTTGGCTGCTGTTGCTGGAGGCGGGGCTGCTCAGTTTGAGGATGCGCAGCCTGCCCAGGGACGACAGGGGACTCGCTGAACTGACTGCTGCCTTCCTGGCTGTGGGGGCGGCTGGGATCGAGATGTTGGCATGCGGCACGGAATTGGTGCTGAGGCACTTTAACGCCAGTAGTACGACGGGGGTGGGCGCGACGGTGTTTTTGGGGCGCTTGAGGTTGTGGGGCGGGGCACTGTCCACCATCGGAGGCACCGTGATCGCCTTTTACGACTGGAGCGATGGTGACAAGGCTGAGACGCAAGGACAGTACGTGCTATCACGCGCGTACCGGCTTCGCGCAATGGTAGCCATGACGATGGCGGTCAGTCAGCTAAGTTTGGCGATTGCCGCAGCCAGTCCCATGCTCAAGATATTGGCCGAACGCGCCCCGAACACCAAATTCTCCCTTTTGTATGGCATTTTCGCTCGAATGTCCGCGCTTTTGGCCCGACAGGCGGTGGTTCTTTTCTTGAGGCGGGTATTGCTGCGTGGGACGTTAGTCACCCTCGCCGTTAGCGTGGCAATTGCAATTTTTGATGATGATGCCCTTGAAAAATGGTGTAAGCGCACGCTATATCGCGGTTCGAAGTTCAAGGACGAAAAAGCGTTCGAAGATGTGGCGAACGAGCTGGCTGCGTTGTATGGCGCGCTTTCGGAGATTGTCTGA
- a CDS encoding DUF4123 domain-containing protein → MIPHDLIRALNQEIHEGDRSQPRHLSALIDMALVPEDQRQAIAAYFAANVHPLLRDPELAALQPLGAMLVSAAGSGPGQYDAVLSRVGTRCESFVQAWIASVLPAEQLALHLSEATYALGASQERYLLRYYDPLVTPVLYLHADRAWVSWFFGPVLSWWFADATQQTSRWRRIRGGGRGVGAIAPQALHLNDALWRALESDPLPHRLLHTLEAQAPHVFESHCGGIRLAQVEAQLNDARQAGLTRHEDLTTYVLVGMTLSWSQKTADARWQAALDRAVAGGEPLHESLARLSTLQDRGARS, encoded by the coding sequence ATGATTCCCCATGACCTGATCCGCGCCCTGAACCAAGAGATCCACGAGGGCGACCGTTCACAACCGCGCCATCTGTCGGCGCTGATCGACATGGCGCTCGTGCCCGAAGACCAGCGGCAAGCCATTGCCGCGTATTTCGCCGCGAACGTGCACCCGTTGCTGCGCGATCCTGAACTGGCTGCGCTGCAGCCGCTGGGTGCGATGCTTGTCAGCGCGGCGGGAAGCGGGCCGGGGCAATACGACGCGGTCCTGTCGAGAGTGGGGACGCGATGTGAGTCATTCGTGCAGGCATGGATAGCCAGTGTCTTGCCAGCGGAGCAACTGGCGCTGCACTTGAGCGAGGCGACCTACGCCTTGGGAGCCTCGCAAGAGCGCTATCTTTTGCGCTACTACGATCCGCTGGTCACGCCTGTTCTTTATTTGCATGCCGACCGCGCATGGGTGTCCTGGTTCTTTGGGCCGGTGCTGTCCTGGTGGTTCGCGGACGCGACGCAGCAAACCTCACGATGGCGTCGAATCCGCGGTGGCGGACGAGGCGTCGGCGCGATTGCGCCGCAAGCGCTGCACTTGAACGATGCCTTGTGGCGGGCGCTGGAATCGGACCCGCTGCCTCACCGCTTGTTGCACACGCTTGAAGCGCAGGCGCCGCACGTGTTCGAGAGCCACTGTGGCGGGATACGGCTGGCGCAGGTCGAGGCGCAACTGAACGATGCCCGCCAAGCCGGGCTCACGCGGCACGAAGACCTGACGACTTATGTGCTGGTGGGCATGACCCTTTCCTGGAGCCAGAAGACGGCAGACGCCCGTTGGCAAGCGGCGCTGGATCGTGCCGTCGCCGGCGGCGAGCCGCTGCATGAATCGCTTGCCCGGCTTTCGACACTCCAAGACCGGGGGGCGCGGTCATGA
- a CDS encoding type VI secretion system Vgr family protein, producing the protein MPAQSDLRFSFTAGVVAFDVIEFRLCEALSEVFTLAVDLSCADPAVDFSQVLDQPALLTIWQGEQPVRYVHGLVTSLQQGNTGFRRTRYHATVEPRLARLRLSSDWRIFQALNVPEIATMILDQHGVTQSYEQQATNLHLPREYCVQAGDTDYDFVERIMREEGFFYGFRHTAAGHHLVHSDRLWVFGREPGPPVEYNPMAGGDRPGPALRSFLYTESVRTARQTQRDYDFKNPRYDHETLRDGEGLAHQARGYERYDYPGRYKSVAGVAFTRDRLRGHRGDARIAVVEGDDARLTPGVSFDLIGHPRPEMNRGWRPVRIEHHGTQYTSQGEESADAEQGSHYHCTATLVPDDVEWRAEPLPKPRIDGPQQATVVGPPGEEIYCDPYGRVKVQFRWDREGKHDEHSSCWIRVSQNVAGALWGHMAIPRIGQEVIVSNFDGDPDQPVITGRNYNAHQLPPYELPAHKTRMTIKSQTHKGDGFNEMRFEDEAGREEIYVHAQKDQNIHVKHDESTFVGHDRSERVENDEAIVIGHDRNENVGNDEQVAIARDRRHDIGRDGFLAVGRDYTISIVKDRIEEVGNHRRDKTTANHWTEVGGHLEQRVEGHAHLQAAQEILHRTKVYRIQVEDEVVLEGPGGSLRINRSGITLNGVAIHLKGPMSVQATGAGTAISLTGEPDEGEPICVSCWLKAARERKALMRMDA; encoded by the coding sequence GTGCCCGCCCAGTCCGATCTGCGCTTTTCCTTCACCGCTGGCGTCGTCGCGTTCGACGTCATCGAATTCCGCCTTTGCGAAGCGTTGTCCGAGGTCTTTACGCTAGCCGTGGACCTCAGTTGCGCGGACCCCGCCGTCGATTTCAGCCAGGTCCTGGACCAACCGGCGCTGCTGACCATCTGGCAGGGCGAGCAGCCCGTACGCTATGTGCATGGCCTGGTGACGTCACTCCAGCAGGGCAATACCGGCTTTCGGCGCACGCGCTATCACGCCACTGTCGAACCGCGCCTGGCTCGCCTGCGACTGTCTTCCGACTGGCGGATTTTCCAGGCCCTGAATGTGCCCGAGATCGCCACGATGATCCTCGATCAGCACGGCGTCACGCAATCCTACGAGCAGCAGGCCACGAATCTCCATCTGCCGCGCGAGTACTGCGTGCAGGCTGGCGATACCGACTACGACTTCGTCGAGCGCATCATGCGCGAGGAAGGCTTCTTCTATGGCTTTCGCCATACCGCGGCGGGGCACCATCTGGTTCACAGCGATCGTCTGTGGGTATTCGGCAGGGAGCCGGGGCCACCCGTGGAGTACAACCCCATGGCCGGTGGCGACAGGCCGGGCCCGGCGTTGCGCAGCTTCCTGTACACCGAAAGCGTGCGCACCGCGCGCCAGACCCAGCGCGACTATGACTTCAAGAATCCGCGGTACGACCACGAAACGTTGCGCGATGGCGAGGGTCTGGCGCACCAGGCGCGAGGATACGAGCGCTACGATTACCCGGGCCGCTACAAAAGCGTGGCGGGCGTGGCCTTCACCCGGGACCGCCTGCGGGGCCATCGCGGCGACGCGCGCATCGCGGTTGTCGAAGGCGACGATGCCCGGCTGACACCCGGCGTCTCCTTCGATCTCATCGGCCATCCCCGCCCGGAAATGAACCGCGGCTGGCGCCCGGTGCGCATCGAGCACCACGGCACGCAATACACCAGTCAGGGCGAGGAAAGCGCCGACGCCGAGCAGGGGTCGCACTATCACTGCACGGCCACGCTGGTGCCCGACGATGTCGAATGGCGCGCCGAACCCTTGCCCAAGCCGCGCATCGATGGCCCGCAGCAGGCCACGGTGGTCGGGCCGCCCGGCGAGGAAATCTATTGCGACCCCTACGGCCGTGTGAAAGTGCAGTTCCGCTGGGACCGGGAGGGCAAGCACGACGAGCACAGTTCCTGCTGGATACGCGTGTCGCAGAACGTGGCGGGCGCGCTCTGGGGGCACATGGCGATCCCTCGCATCGGCCAGGAGGTGATCGTCAGCAACTTTGATGGCGATCCGGACCAGCCGGTCATCACCGGCCGGAACTACAACGCCCATCAGCTTCCGCCCTACGAACTGCCCGCGCACAAGACCCGCATGACCATCAAGAGCCAGACGCACAAGGGCGATGGTTTCAACGAGATGCGGTTCGAGGACGAGGCCGGACGGGAGGAGATCTACGTCCACGCCCAGAAGGACCAGAACATCCACGTCAAGCACGACGAGAGCACGTTCGTCGGGCACGACCGCAGCGAGCGCGTGGAGAACGATGAGGCCATCGTCATCGGCCATGACCGCAACGAGAACGTGGGCAACGACGAGCAGGTTGCCATCGCGCGGGACCGGCGTCACGACATCGGCCGTGACGGCTTTCTGGCCGTTGGGCGCGATTACACGATCTCCATCGTCAAGGACCGCATCGAGGAAGTGGGCAACCACCGCCGCGATAAGACCACGGCCAATCACTGGACGGAGGTCGGCGGGCACCTGGAGCAGCGCGTCGAAGGACATGCGCATCTGCAGGCCGCGCAGGAGATCCTGCACCGAACCAAGGTGTACCGGATTCAGGTGGAGGACGAGGTCGTGCTGGAGGGGCCGGGCGGCTCGTTGCGCATCAACCGGTCCGGCATCACGCTCAATGGCGTGGCAATACATCTCAAGGGTCCCATGAGCGTGCAGGCCACTGGAGCGGGAACGGCTATCTCATTGACTGGCGAGCCGGACGAGGGTGAACCCATCTGCGTCAGTTGCTGGTTGAAAGCGGCCCGTGAACGCAAGGCGTTGATGAGGATGGACGCATGA
- the ychF gene encoding redox-regulated ATPase YchF, with protein sequence MALQCGIVGLPNVGKSTLFNALTRAGIAAENYPFCTIEPNVGVVEVPDPRLQKLAEIVKPERILSATVEFVDIAGLVAGASKGEGLGNQFLSHIRETDAIVNVVRCFEDPNVIHVAGKVDPIADIEVIETELALADLQTAEKALQRHQKTARSGDKEAQRIVAVLEKCIAQLNEAKPIRALDLSTEEKADIAQLCFITAKRAMYVGNVADDGFTNNPLLDRLTEFAAARNAPVVAICAAIESEIVDLDDADREAFLKDMGMEEPGLNRLIRAAFKLLGLQTYFTAGVKEVRAWTVPIGATAPQAAGVIHTDFERGFIRAQTIAYEDFITYKGEQGAKEAGKMRAEGKEYIVQDGDVMNFLFNV encoded by the coding sequence ATGGCTCTGCAATGCGGCATCGTCGGCCTGCCCAACGTTGGCAAATCGACACTCTTCAACGCTCTGACCCGCGCCGGCATCGCCGCCGAGAACTACCCGTTCTGCACCATCGAACCCAACGTCGGCGTGGTCGAAGTGCCGGATCCGCGCCTGCAGAAGCTGGCTGAAATCGTCAAGCCCGAACGCATCCTGTCGGCCACCGTCGAATTCGTCGACATCGCGGGCCTGGTCGCCGGCGCAAGCAAGGGCGAAGGCCTGGGCAACCAGTTCCTCTCGCACATCCGCGAAACCGACGCCATCGTCAACGTCGTGCGCTGCTTCGAAGATCCCAACGTGATCCACGTCGCCGGCAAGGTCGATCCCATCGCCGACATCGAAGTCATCGAAACCGAACTCGCCCTGGCCGACCTGCAGACCGCCGAAAAGGCCCTGCAACGCCACCAGAAAACCGCGCGTTCCGGCGACAAGGAAGCGCAGCGCATCGTCGCCGTGCTGGAAAAGTGCATTGCCCAGCTCAACGAAGCCAAGCCGATCCGCGCGCTGGACCTGAGCACCGAAGAAAAAGCCGACATCGCCCAGCTCTGCTTCATCACCGCCAAGCGCGCGATGTACGTGGGCAACGTCGCCGACGACGGCTTCACCAACAACCCGCTGCTCGACCGCCTGACCGAATTCGCCGCTGCCCGCAACGCGCCGGTCGTGGCCATCTGCGCCGCCATCGAATCCGAAATCGTCGACCTCGACGACGCCGACCGCGAAGCCTTCCTGAAGGACATGGGCATGGAAGAGCCGGGCCTGAACCGCCTGATCCGCGCCGCCTTCAAGCTGCTGGGCCTGCAAACCTACTTCACCGCGGGCGTGAAGGAAGTGCGCGCGTGGACCGTGCCCATCGGCGCCACCGCCCCCCAGGCCGCCGGCGTCATCCACACCGACTTCGAACGCGGCTTCATCCGCGCGCAGACCATCGCCTACGAAGACTTCATCACGTACAAGGGCGAGCAGGGCGCGAAGGAAGCGGGGAAGATGCGTGCGGAAGGGAAGGAATACATCGTGCAGGATGGGGATGTGATGAACTTCCTGTTCAACGTCTGA
- a CDS encoding type II CAAX prenyl endopeptidase Rce1 family protein — protein sequence MKPGPSTRKMRFRNEIADFWRFIRHPHPVSRLPVRAGGSGLVADWWPAIGPGRLLAWAAVLWAINLFALGPVAVAAAGLGGVTHRLDPHNIPWLTAVLWAPLVEEMLFRYGLRRPRQALWLIPALVPVVLWGPRLWTGLLLAAFILLACWGLRQRPEPLKGWDTNWRRYYLQHFGVVFHLVALTFAAVHLTNFVYNKTPYWLLPLLVLPQWLTGLVLGWIRVRRGIGAAILLHSVFNAGPILMIWLVMRYAPTAAG from the coding sequence ATGAAACCCGGCCCGTCCACCCGGAAGATGCGCTTTCGCAACGAGATCGCGGACTTCTGGCGCTTCATCCGTCACCCGCATCCGGTGTCGCGCCTGCCGGTCCGCGCCGGCGGCAGCGGGCTGGTTGCCGACTGGTGGCCGGCCATCGGACCGGGACGTCTTCTGGCCTGGGCCGCCGTGTTGTGGGCCATCAACCTCTTCGCCCTGGGCCCGGTCGCCGTTGCCGCCGCCGGGCTGGGCGGCGTCACGCATCGGCTCGATCCCCACAACATACCCTGGCTCACCGCCGTGCTGTGGGCGCCGCTGGTCGAGGAAATGCTCTTTCGCTATGGCCTGCGCCGACCGCGCCAGGCGCTGTGGCTAATCCCCGCGCTGGTGCCCGTCGTGCTGTGGGGCCCCAGGCTCTGGACAGGCCTGCTGCTGGCCGCGTTCATCCTGCTTGCGTGCTGGGGGCTGCGCCAGCGTCCCGAGCCGCTCAAGGGCTGGGACACGAACTGGCGCAGGTACTACCTGCAGCACTTCGGCGTGGTGTTTCACCTGGTCGCGCTGACCTTTGCCGCCGTCCACCTCACCAACTTCGTCTACAACAAGACGCCGTATTGGCTGCTGCCGCTTCTGGTGCTGCCGCAATGGCTGACCGGGCTGGTGCTGGGCTGGATCCGCGTGCGCCGCGGCATCGGGGCCGCGATCCTGCTGCATTCCGTTTTCAACGCGGGACCGATCCTGATGATCTGGCTGGTCATGCGCTACGCGCCGACGGCGGCGGGGTAG
- the pth gene encoding aminoacyl-tRNA hydrolase: MSTPIRLIVGLGNPGPDYETTRHNAGFWLADHLADDLRTSFALEKSFFGMVAKARLGADNVLLLKPNTYMNRSGQAVGALARFYKLTPEEVLVLHDELDLMPGQVKLKQGGGHAGHNGLKDIQAALGSPNFWRLRIGIGHPRTLGLAQQVADFVLHPPRRDEQKEIEAVIDRCRAVVPAMLAGDFALATRQLHSGNES, encoded by the coding sequence ATGTCTACTCCCATACGCCTCATCGTGGGACTGGGTAACCCCGGTCCCGACTACGAAACCACCCGGCACAACGCCGGCTTCTGGCTGGCCGACCACCTGGCGGACGACCTGCGCACGTCTTTTGCGCTGGAGAAGTCCTTTTTCGGCATGGTGGCCAAGGCGCGGCTGGGCGCCGACAACGTCCTGCTGCTCAAGCCCAACACCTACATGAACCGTTCCGGCCAGGCGGTCGGCGCGCTGGCGCGCTTCTACAAGCTGACGCCCGAAGAAGTGCTGGTGCTGCACGACGAACTGGACCTCATGCCCGGCCAGGTCAAGCTCAAGCAGGGCGGCGGTCACGCCGGCCACAATGGCCTGAAGGACATCCAGGCCGCGCTCGGCAGCCCCAACTTCTGGCGCCTGCGCATCGGCATCGGCCATCCGCGCACGCTGGGCCTCGCGCAGCAGGTCGCCGACTTCGTCCTGCATCCGCCGCGCCGCGACGAGCAAAAGGAAATCGAAGCCGTCATCGACCGCTGCCGCGCCGTCGTGCCCGCCATGCTGGCGGGCGACTTCGCGCTGGCCACCCGCCAACTGCACAGCGGCAACGAGTCCTGA
- a CDS encoding 50S ribosomal protein L25/general stress protein Ctc, which yields MKFTATARSVQGSSASRRLRRAGRVPAIVYGGTAAPLNIELDHNEIYHALRKEEFHASILQMQLEGAKDEQVLLRSVQWHAYKPQVLHVDFQRVDANQALRTKVPLHFVNAEISPAVKLSGAIISHVTTELEITCLPSALPQFIEVNLADVLAGGSIHLADIKLPMGVTYVPHGGEDNPLLAAAVTKGGAAAADEAEEAAPAA from the coding sequence ATGAAATTTACTGCCACTGCGCGTAGCGTCCAGGGTTCGAGTGCGAGCCGCCGCCTGCGCCGCGCGGGCCGCGTTCCCGCCATTGTCTATGGTGGTACGGCTGCCCCCCTGAACATCGAACTCGACCACAACGAGATCTACCACGCGCTGCGTAAGGAAGAATTCCACGCATCGATCCTGCAAATGCAGCTCGAAGGCGCCAAGGATGAGCAAGTTCTGCTGCGTTCGGTTCAATGGCACGCCTACAAGCCGCAAGTCCTGCACGTGGACTTCCAGCGCGTCGACGCCAACCAGGCCCTGCGCACCAAGGTGCCGCTGCACTTCGTGAACGCTGAAATCTCGCCGGCCGTGAAGCTGAGCGGCGCGATCATCAGCCACGTGACGACCGAACTGGAAATCACCTGCCTGCCGTCGGCGCTGCCCCAGTTCATCGAAGTCAACCTGGCTGACGTGCTGGCCGGCGGCTCGATCCACCTGGCCGACATCAAGCTGCCCATGGGCGTGACGTACGTCCCCCACGGCGGTGAAGACAACCCCCTGCTGGCCGCCGCGGTCACCAAGGGTGGCGCTGCCGCTGCCGACGAAGCCGAAGAAGCTGCTCCGGCCGCCTAA
- a CDS encoding ribose-phosphate pyrophosphokinase, whose amino-acid sequence MANDSFMIFTGTANTRLAVDVVNHLDMSLGKMTVGRFSDGEVMVEINENVRGKDVFVLQPTCAPTNDNLMEIMVMVDALRRASAGRITAAIPYFGYARQDRRPRSARVAISAKVVANMLQVAGVDRVLTMDLHADQIQGFFDIPVDNIYAGPILLGDIWRRNFSNLVVVSPDIGGVVRARALAKQLEADLAIIDKRRPRANVSEVMNIIGEVDGRTCIIMDDMVDTAGTLCKAAQALKDRGAGAVYAYCTHPVLSGGAIDRIEASELDELVVTDTIPLSEQGQASGKIRQLSCAALLGETILRISNAESVSSLFVD is encoded by the coding sequence ATGGCAAACGATAGCTTCATGATTTTCACGGGCACCGCCAACACTCGGCTGGCCGTGGACGTAGTCAACCACCTCGATATGTCCCTGGGAAAGATGACCGTCGGTCGCTTCTCGGACGGCGAGGTGATGGTCGAGATCAACGAGAACGTGCGTGGCAAGGACGTCTTCGTCCTGCAACCCACCTGTGCCCCCACCAACGACAACCTCATGGAAATCATGGTGATGGTCGATGCCCTGCGCCGCGCGTCGGCCGGCCGCATCACCGCCGCGATTCCCTATTTCGGCTATGCCCGCCAGGACCGCCGCCCGCGTTCGGCGCGCGTGGCCATCTCGGCCAAGGTCGTGGCCAACATGCTGCAGGTCGCTGGTGTTGACCGCGTCCTGACCATGGACCTGCACGCCGACCAGATCCAGGGTTTCTTCGACATCCCCGTGGACAACATCTACGCCGGTCCGATCCTGCTGGGCGACATCTGGCGCCGCAATTTCTCGAACCTGGTCGTCGTGTCCCCGGACATCGGCGGCGTGGTCCGCGCCCGTGCGCTGGCCAAGCAACTCGAAGCCGACCTGGCCATCATCGACAAGCGCCGTCCGCGCGCCAACGTGTCGGAAGTGATGAACATCATCGGTGAAGTCGACGGCCGCACCTGCATCATCATGGACGACATGGTCGACACCGCCGGCACGCTGTGCAAGGCGGCCCAGGCCCTGAAGGACCGCGGCGCCGGCGCCGTCTACGCCTATTGCACGCACCCCGTGCTGTCGGGCGGCGCCATCGACCGCATCGAAGCGTCGGAACTCGACGAACTCGTCGTCACCGACACCATTCCGCTCTCCGAGCAAGGCCAGGCCAGCGGCAAGATCCGCCAGCTGTCGTGCGCCGCGCTGCTGGGCGAGACCATTCTGCGTATTTCCAACGCCGAATCGGTCAGCTCGCTGTTCGTCGATTGA
- the ispE gene encoding 4-(cytidine 5'-diphospho)-2-C-methyl-D-erythritol kinase translates to MTLYDVPAPAKLNLFLHVVGRRADGYHLLQTVFRFIDLCDTLHFDLRADGVISRATDLPGVPEDQDLTVRAARALQKATGTRQGAQISLEKRIPQGGGLGGGSSDAASVLIALNKLWNTGLSRQELMALALPLGADVPVFVFGQSAFAQGIGEDLTAVTLPDRAYLVAQPDASVPTVGIFSAPDLTRDSSYITIADFLASQTFLPSGTFGNSLYGRNDLEPVVYRIYPEVLGASRWLAERGFPVRMSGSGACLFAEFSETSQAVLAEQEITAIMRGADKTFSQTHPRFRLVQACTGLAEHPLRNWIAR, encoded by the coding sequence GTGACTCTCTACGACGTTCCCGCTCCCGCCAAGCTGAATCTCTTTCTGCATGTCGTGGGCCGCCGCGCCGACGGCTATCACCTGCTGCAGACGGTGTTCCGCTTCATCGACTTGTGCGACACGCTGCACTTCGACCTGCGAGCCGATGGCGTCATCAGCCGCGCGACGGATCTGCCGGGCGTACCCGAAGACCAGGACCTCACCGTGCGCGCCGCGCGCGCGCTGCAAAAGGCCACGGGCACGCGCCAGGGCGCGCAGATCAGCCTTGAAAAACGCATCCCGCAAGGCGGCGGCCTGGGCGGCGGATCCAGCGATGCGGCATCGGTCCTGATTGCGTTGAACAAACTGTGGAACACGGGACTGTCGCGCCAGGAACTGATGGCGCTGGCGCTGCCGCTGGGCGCGGACGTGCCCGTCTTTGTCTTTGGCCAATCGGCCTTCGCGCAAGGCATTGGTGAAGATCTCACGGCCGTGACGCTGCCTGACCGTGCCTATCTGGTCGCTCAACCCGATGCCAGCGTGCCCACTGTTGGAATTTTTTCGGCACCCGATTTGACAAGGGATTCTTCTTACATCACAATAGCGGACTTTCTTGCTTCGCAAACATTTTTGCCCAGCGGAACCTTCGGGAATTCGCTTTACGGAAGAAATGATTTGGAGCCGGTGGTCTACCGTATTTACCCTGAAGTGCTTGGGGCATCGCGGTGGCTTGCAGAGCGGGGTTTCCCTGTTCGCATGTCGGGATCGGGGGCGTGTTTATTCGCCGAATTTTCCGAAACATCGCAGGCCGTTTTGGCAGAACAAGAAATTACCGCTATAATGCGCGGCGCTGATAAAACATTCAGCCAAACGCATCCACGGTTTCGGTTAGTGCAGGCATGTACTGGGTTAGCTGAACATCCGTTGCGGAATTGGATTGCAAGATAG